The Pseudomonadota bacterium genome window below encodes:
- a CDS encoding aminoglycoside phosphotransferase family protein, with the protein TRCRQLVVELGLGAADDVEAVEPLTGGVASDIARVRVAGRNLCVKFALPKLKVAAHWQAPVHRNAADYAWLQVAHRVSPRNAVALLGHSSTQFGFAMAFLEGDGVYLWKDALLDEAPDRGEAAAVGEFLGRVHAASTAPDFDASPFHNRDDFHALRIEPYLGYTATQHPDVAPALHALADTLYHAEQVLVHGDVSPKNIFFRDGAPVLLDAECATLGDASFDPAFCLNHLVLKAVHLPDSRIPYLGSACALWGAYLAHVSWEDTHALERRVCRLLPALMLARVDGKSPVEYLDAAARETVRTLSRGLLLDPPTTVTALVKRVTEELIDP; encoded by the coding sequence ACCCGCTGCCGGCAACTCGTCGTCGAGCTCGGTCTCGGCGCCGCCGACGACGTGGAGGCCGTCGAACCGCTGACCGGCGGTGTGGCGTCGGACATCGCACGCGTGCGCGTGGCCGGGCGCAACCTCTGCGTGAAATTCGCGCTGCCCAAGCTCAAGGTCGCCGCCCATTGGCAGGCGCCAGTGCACCGCAACGCCGCCGACTACGCGTGGTTGCAGGTGGCACACCGCGTGTCGCCGCGCAACGCCGTCGCCCTGCTCGGCCACTCGTCGACGCAGTTCGGTTTCGCCATGGCCTTTCTTGAAGGGGACGGGGTCTACCTCTGGAAAGACGCGCTGCTCGACGAGGCACCCGACCGGGGCGAAGCCGCCGCGGTCGGTGAGTTTCTCGGGCGAGTGCACGCGGCGTCCACCGCACCCGACTTCGACGCCAGCCCGTTCCACAACCGCGACGATTTCCACGCCTTGCGGATCGAACCCTACCTCGGCTACACCGCCACACAACACCCGGACGTGGCGCCGGCCTTGCACGCGCTGGCCGACACGCTCTACCACGCCGAGCAGGTGCTGGTGCACGGCGACGTCAGCCCGAAGAACATCTTCTTCCGCGACGGCGCACCGGTGCTGCTCGACGCCGAATGCGCGACCCTCGGCGATGCCAGCTTCGACCCGGCTTTCTGCCTCAACCACCTGGTGCTCAAGGCCGTGCACCTGCCGGACTCACGGATACCCTACCTCGGCAGCGCCTGCGCACTCTGGGGCGCCTACCTCGCGCACGTCAGCTGGGAAGACACCCACGCGCTCGAGCGGCGTGTCTGCCGCCTGTTACCCGCGCTGATGCTCGCGCGGGTCGACGGCAAATCGCCTGTGGAATACCTGGACGCCGCCGCACGCGAGACCGTGCGCACGCTGTCACGCGGGTTGCTGCTCGACCCACCCACCACCGTTACCGCGCTGGTCAAGCGCGTCACCGAGGAGCTGATCGACCCGTGA
- the eno gene encoding phosphopyruvate hydratase, with amino-acid sequence MSAITALHSRRVWDSRGNPTVEVDVSLASGARGRAIAPSGASRGTREAIELRDGGTALRGKGVSQAVNNVGARIAPALIGLDAADQAAVDAALIALDPSPLKDTLGGNATVATSLAVLHAAAGDAGLALWQHLAARHGTTPSIPLPEIQIFGGGAHAGRRVDIQDFMIMVPGARDFDEVMEVTNAVYFAAGDIMARRGKLAGVADEGGWWPQFDSNVEALDTLVEAIELAGERPGDRVVISLDVAASEFGQDGRYRLALEDRALDSGELIDLLGSWLDTYPIASIEDPVGEDDAAGMAEFTRRYGGRVQIIGDDYLVTNAALVDRAAAAGACNAVLIKVNQAGTVSESLDTLSAARRHGWGTVVSARSGETEDVSISHLATGLGAQQLKVGSFTRSERMVKWNECLRIQDELGRDAFAGGAALAHTWWGNAR; translated from the coding sequence GTGAGCGCCATCACCGCCCTGCACAGCCGCCGCGTCTGGGATTCGCGTGGCAACCCCACCGTCGAGGTTGACGTCAGCCTGGCCTCCGGCGCACGCGGCCGTGCCATTGCCCCCTCGGGGGCCTCGCGCGGCACCCGCGAGGCCATCGAATTGCGTGACGGCGGCACGGCGTTGCGCGGCAAGGGTGTCTCGCAGGCGGTCAACAACGTGGGCGCGCGCATCGCACCGGCGTTGATCGGGCTCGACGCCGCGGATCAGGCTGCCGTGGACGCGGCGCTGATCGCGCTCGACCCGTCACCGCTCAAGGACACGCTGGGCGGCAACGCGACGGTTGCCACCTCGCTCGCCGTGCTGCACGCGGCGGCTGGCGATGCCGGGCTTGCGTTGTGGCAACACCTCGCGGCACGACACGGCACAACGCCGAGCATTCCCCTGCCAGAGATCCAGATCTTCGGCGGCGGCGCTCACGCGGGGCGGCGGGTCGACATCCAGGATTTCATGATCATGGTGCCGGGTGCCCGCGACTTCGACGAGGTCATGGAGGTCACCAACGCGGTCTACTTCGCCGCGGGCGACATCATGGCGCGCCGAGGCAAACTCGCCGGTGTCGCCGACGAAGGCGGCTGGTGGCCGCAATTCGACAGCAACGTGGAGGCGCTCGACACCCTGGTCGAGGCGATCGAGCTCGCTGGCGAGCGACCGGGCGACCGCGTGGTGATTTCGCTCGACGTGGCGGCATCGGAGTTTGGCCAGGACGGTCGCTACCGCCTGGCACTCGAGGATCGTGCACTCGACTCGGGCGAGCTGATCGACCTGCTCGGCAGCTGGCTCGACACCTACCCGATCGCGTCAATCGAAGACCCGGTTGGCGAAGACGACGCCGCCGGCATGGCCGAGTTCACCCGTCGCTACGGCGGGCGTGTGCAGATCATCGGCGACGACTACCTGGTGACCAACGCAGCGCTGGTCGACCGGGCCGCCGCGGCCGGGGCGTGCAACGCCGTGTTGATCAAGGTCAACCAGGCCGGCACCGTCAGCGAGAGCCTCGACACCTTGAGCGCAGCGCGTCGGCACGGCTGGGGGACGGTGGTCTCGGCGCGCTCAGGCGAAACCGAGGACGTGTCGATCAGCCACCTGGCCACCGGCCTCGGTGCACAGCAACTGAAGGTCGGGTCGTTCACCCGCTCCGAGCGTATGGTCAAGTGGAACGAGTGCCTGCGCATCCAGGACGAACTCGGCCGCGACGCCTTCGCCGGCGGCGCCGCACTGGCACACACGTGGTGGGGCAACGCCCGCTGA